A window from Microcoleus sp. AS-A8 encodes these proteins:
- a CDS encoding AAA family ATPase has translation MLAYLEATLRVYLMLSHSNKSEIRDSIIQELLEKVRNKNYGKYLWSVTLKKVRSFNGGYQDRVQFYFPVTALIGPNGGGKSTVLGAAACAYKSVKPGMFFPKSSIGDNSMADWNIEYELVDKSINPRSEVRKSSKFRKLKWAREEVADRDVKYFGINRTVPAGEKSNFKKLTKASFQRERDIPINQIVDTVARQVEHILGKSVQAFKVADIGEYQKFYIGGNGELEYSEFHFGAGEASIIRIVSEIELSSDNSLVLIEEIENGLHPVAVRRLVEYLLDVAKRKSIQAIFTTHSEAALEPLPSDAIWASIDGKVEKGKLSVEALRAISGRVDRKLAIFVEDEFAKNWLEAIIREKLSNRIDEVSVYELNGDGNATKTHINHNSNPSISFRSMCFIDGDSKQLDSAQLEKLEKEKKPENPEKHQTGIYRLPGEMPESTVFRTVVNNLDNNIAILTVSCQRPPEQQENTKKAIKEVLCTNRDPHLLFNQVGIKIGFVPEVIVRGAFLSMWIRENLDEVDRIIKPIIEILNLPPKN, from the coding sequence ATGTTAGCATACTTAGAGGCTACTTTAAGAGTATATCTTATGTTAAGCCACTCAAACAAAAGTGAAATTCGAGACTCTATTATTCAAGAGCTTCTGGAAAAAGTCCGCAATAAAAATTATGGCAAATATCTCTGGTCTGTCACCTTAAAAAAAGTAAGATCTTTTAATGGGGGTTACCAAGATCGTGTGCAATTCTATTTTCCTGTTACGGCTTTAATAGGGCCTAATGGAGGAGGAAAATCTACAGTTCTGGGAGCGGCTGCTTGTGCCTATAAGTCAGTTAAACCAGGTATGTTTTTTCCTAAAAGCTCAATAGGGGATAACAGTATGGCTGACTGGAATATAGAATATGAGCTAGTTGATAAATCTATAAATCCAAGAAGTGAAGTTAGAAAAAGTAGCAAATTTAGAAAACTTAAATGGGCTCGTGAGGAAGTAGCTGATCGAGATGTAAAATATTTTGGTATTAACAGAACTGTTCCTGCCGGGGAAAAATCAAATTTCAAGAAACTGACAAAAGCATCATTTCAGCGAGAAAGAGATATCCCTATAAATCAGATAGTTGATACAGTAGCCCGGCAAGTAGAACATATTCTTGGTAAATCCGTACAAGCTTTCAAAGTTGCTGACATAGGAGAATATCAAAAATTTTATATTGGTGGGAATGGCGAACTTGAATACTCGGAATTTCATTTTGGTGCAGGAGAAGCATCTATAATTAGAATAGTTTCTGAGATAGAATTATCATCAGATAATTCTCTAGTATTAATTGAAGAAATAGAAAACGGATTACATCCAGTTGCGGTAAGAAGATTGGTTGAATATCTTCTTGATGTAGCTAAAAGAAAAAGTATTCAAGCAATATTTACCACGCATAGTGAGGCTGCACTGGAACCACTCCCATCAGATGCAATTTGGGCTTCTATAGATGGGAAAGTTGAAAAAGGTAAGCTATCAGTAGAAGCTTTGAGAGCAATTTCTGGTCGTGTAGATAGAAAGTTGGCAATCTTTGTAGAAGATGAATTTGCAAAGAATTGGCTTGAGGCTATAATTAGGGAAAAACTTAGTAATAGAATAGATGAAGTGTCAGTTTATGAACTTAATGGTGATGGTAATGCAACTAAAACTCACATAAATCATAATTCAAATCCATCTATTTCATTTCGCTCAATGTGCTTTATCGATGGTGATTCAAAGCAATTAGATTCAGCACAGCTAGAAAAGTTAGAGAAAGAAAAGAAGCCTGAAAATCCAGAGAAACATCAGACTGGAATCTATCGTCTTCCAGGGGAAATGCCAGAATCAACTGTGTTTAGAACAGTTGTCAATAACCTGGATAACAATATTGCGATATTGACTGTTTCTTGTCAGCGACCTCCCGAACAACAAGAAAATACAAAAAAAGCAATTAAAGAAGTTTTATGTACTAATAGAGATCCACATCTTCTATTTAACCAAGTTGGAATTAAAATAGGTTTCGTTCCAGAGGTAATAGTTAGGGGTGCTTTCCTCTCAATGTGGATAAGAGAAAATCTTGATGAGGTAGACAGAATAATAAAGCCTATCATAGAGATTTTGAATTTACCCCCGAAAAATTGA
- a CDS encoding aldo/keto reductase family protein: MEYRHLGKHGIRVSEVCLGSWLTYGAAAAETVARECIEQAYDLGVNFFDTANVYAKGEAEKVVGNVLRQYPRSSYVLATKVYFPMGSGPNDRGLSRKHIIEQCNASLKRLGVDYIDLYQAHRYDPTVPLAETLMAFDHLVQQGKILYYGVSEWSAGQLAHAADLTRLAGMAPIASNQPYYNLLDRGIEKEILPLCRREGIGIINFSPLAQGLLTGKYKPGEPLPEGSRASDPRQNVFLNKGQLDQQQLARVQKLFPLADQEGLSLTQLALAWCLRQPELSSVIIGASKPSQVEENVGASGKKLSAETLQAINEVLEMELTESGNGLAAARK; the protein is encoded by the coding sequence GTGGAATATCGACACTTGGGCAAGCATGGCATCCGCGTATCGGAAGTCTGCTTAGGTTCGTGGCTCACCTACGGAGCGGCTGCGGCAGAAACGGTAGCAAGGGAATGCATTGAGCAAGCCTATGACTTAGGCGTTAACTTCTTTGACACAGCTAATGTGTATGCCAAGGGAGAAGCGGAAAAGGTGGTTGGCAACGTCTTGCGCCAATACCCGCGTTCCTCCTACGTCTTGGCAACCAAGGTCTACTTCCCGATGGGTTCAGGCCCCAATGACCGGGGACTGTCTCGCAAGCACATCATTGAGCAGTGCAATGCTAGCCTCAAACGCTTAGGCGTAGATTACATTGACCTCTACCAAGCCCATCGTTATGACCCAACAGTACCCTTAGCTGAAACGTTGATGGCTTTTGACCACCTCGTTCAACAAGGAAAAATTCTTTATTATGGGGTTTCTGAATGGAGCGCCGGTCAACTGGCACATGCGGCTGACCTGACCCGGTTGGCAGGAATGGCACCTATCGCTTCCAACCAGCCCTACTACAACTTACTAGACCGAGGCATTGAGAAAGAAATTCTACCCCTTTGTCGTCGTGAGGGCATTGGAATTATCAACTTTTCGCCTCTGGCTCAGGGATTGTTAACTGGCAAGTATAAGCCAGGAGAACCACTGCCTGAAGGCTCCCGTGCTAGCGACCCACGTCAAAACGTATTTTTGAACAAGGGGCAACTGGATCAACAGCAGTTGGCCAGAGTACAAAAACTGTTTCCCCTTGCAGATCAAGAAGGCTTAAGCCTAACTCAACTCGCGCTGGCTTGGTGTTTGCGGCAACCCGAACTCAGCAGCGTGATTATTGGCGCAAGCAAGCCCTCTCAGGTGGAAGAAAATGTTGGGGCGTCAGGCAAGAAGCTTTCAGCAGAGACGCTACAGGCAATCAATGAGGTTCTAGAGATGGAACTCACTGAGAGTGGTAACGGATTAGCTGCCGCACGGAAGTAG
- the hflX gene encoding GTPase HflX, which produces MNETIYGNIQGLKSSYSKQLQRLYEQQQPGDRLITSEFAEQLTAISTEIHQPVCCYINRRGQVIRVAVGTPAQTQLSPQELPRHGTQRLGGIRCVATQLKGAIPDTAALTAMARQRLDALVLLIPSSNEEGQQDDTIPSSVQEAFLAHLVPDRESPWLVSPPMSLDELTEQDFDDLVDEWEKEFKAAGFETSQFQEIKTGRDRVLLVGLMTEDMSPQRFQDSLEELARLVESAGGEVAETVQQKRSRPHPQTVVGQGKIEEITLRAHKHGANLIVFNRDISASQARNLETEIGIRVVDRTEVILDIFAQRAQSQAGKLQVELAQLEYMLPRLRGRGQEMSRLGGGIGTRGPGETKLETERRTIQRRIAQLQQEVNQLQAHRARLRQQRQQQEVPSIAVVGYTNAGKSTLLNVLTHAEVYTADQLFATLDPTTRKLVVTEPETQERQTLLVTDTVGFIHELPPALMDAFRATLEEVTEADALLHVVDLSHPAWESHMRSVEEVLKEMPALPGSALIAFNKIDRVDSGTLTLAQTKYPEAAFISATQRLGLETLRQRLVKLLDEAGTPVGVSGN; this is translated from the coding sequence ATGAACGAAACTATTTACGGAAATATTCAAGGATTAAAATCTAGCTATAGCAAGCAACTACAACGCTTGTATGAGCAACAGCAACCCGGCGATCGCTTAATTACTTCTGAATTCGCCGAGCAGTTAACCGCGATTAGTACGGAAATTCATCAGCCCGTTTGTTGCTACATCAATCGACGGGGGCAAGTCATTCGAGTTGCTGTGGGTACGCCTGCTCAAACTCAACTTTCTCCCCAAGAACTCCCTCGGCATGGTACTCAACGTTTGGGTGGGATTCGTTGTGTTGCCACTCAACTCAAAGGAGCAATACCGGATACAGCCGCTCTGACGGCAATGGCACGGCAGCGCTTAGACGCTTTAGTGCTGTTAATCCCAAGCAGCAACGAGGAAGGGCAGCAGGATGACACAATTCCTAGCTCTGTCCAGGAAGCTTTCTTGGCTCACCTTGTACCGGATCGAGAATCGCCTTGGCTGGTTTCTCCTCCTATGAGTCTGGATGAGCTGACGGAGCAAGACTTTGATGACTTAGTGGATGAATGGGAAAAAGAGTTTAAAGCAGCAGGCTTTGAAACCTCGCAATTCCAAGAGATTAAGACGGGGCGCGATCGCGTTCTTCTCGTTGGGTTGATGACCGAAGATATGTCCCCCCAGCGGTTTCAAGACAGTCTCGAAGAACTCGCTCGGTTGGTGGAGAGTGCGGGGGGAGAGGTAGCGGAGACAGTGCAGCAGAAGCGATCGCGTCCCCATCCTCAAACCGTCGTCGGTCAGGGAAAAATTGAAGAAATTACCCTGCGTGCTCATAAGCATGGAGCCAATCTCATCGTTTTCAATCGTGATATTTCTGCCTCTCAAGCGCGTAACTTAGAAACCGAGATCGGTATTCGAGTTGTAGATCGCACTGAAGTGATTTTGGATATCTTCGCTCAACGCGCCCAATCCCAAGCGGGTAAATTGCAAGTGGAACTGGCGCAACTGGAATATATGCTACCTCGACTCAGGGGTCGAGGTCAGGAGATGTCCAGATTAGGTGGCGGAATTGGGACACGAGGGCCTGGTGAAACTAAGTTAGAAACGGAACGGCGAACCATTCAGCGGCGCATCGCGCAACTTCAGCAGGAAGTAAACCAATTACAAGCTCATCGTGCCCGGTTACGACAACAGCGACAACAACAAGAGGTTCCCTCGATTGCTGTTGTGGGTTATACCAATGCGGGAAAATCTACCCTGTTAAATGTATTAACTCATGCTGAGGTTTATACCGCCGATCAACTCTTTGCTACCCTCGACCCAACAACGCGAAAACTGGTGGTTACGGAACCCGAAACCCAGGAACGGCAGACGCTGCTTGTAACCGATACGGTAGGATTTATTCACGAACTTCCACCGGCTCTGATGGATGCGTTCCGCGCCACCCTGGAGGAAGTAACCGAGGCGGATGCGTTGCTGCATGTGGTCGATCTTTCTCATCCTGCTTGGGAAAGTCACATGCGTTCAGTAGAGGAAGTGCTAAAAGAAATGCCGGCTCTTCCGGGTTCAGCTTTGATTGCTTTTAATAAAATCGATCGCGTGGATAGCGGGACTCTAACTTTAGCTCAAACAAAGTATCCCGAAGCCGCCTTTATTTCCGCCACTCAACGCCTGGGATTAGAGACGTTACGACAGCGATTGGTGAAACTCCTGGATGAAGCGGGTACACCTGTAGGAGTGTCCGGTAATTAG
- a CDS encoding AAA family ATPase, translating to MSSTFVTLTGYRILDKIYSGSRTQVYRGVRSHDQKPVVLKLLLSEYPTFKELVQFRNQYTIAKNLDLSGIVKPLALENYRNGYALVMEDNCCVSLKQKIGNTEGMGRNADSLKEFLNIAVQIVQTLEGLIHHRILHKDIKPDNILIHPESSQIKIIDFSIASLLPRESQEIQNPNVLEGTLAYMSPEQTGRMNRGIDYRTDFYSLGVTFYELLTGQLPFPASDPIELVHCHIARIPTPPIERVPSIPQMVNDIVMKLMAKTAEERYQSAFGLRADLETCLQQYSENGSIQPFLLGEKDICDRFVIPEKLYGRETEVATLLAAFDRVSGIGAGEQGKQAGISTESSGLISPESSQFNIQNPPLGQSQRTVKCQIELMLVAGFSGIGKTAVVNEVHKPIVRQRGYFIKGKFDQFKRDIPFSAWVQALQNLMRQLLTESTAEVEMWKAKILDALGENGQVIVEVIPELELLIGKQPEVPELEGNAAQKRFNLLFGKFIRVFATQKHPLVIFLDDLQWADSASLTLMQLLMSEADTRYLLLIGAYRDNEVCGAHPLMLTLDEIRKADAIVNQITLAPLDQPSLNRLIADTLSCSSERAVPLAELVFTQTKGNPFFTNQFLKALYEDGLITFNPPTCRLAPPTLLTKDPVSKGGESALVLEESTGGWQCDIAQVRALVLMDDVVEFMALQLQKLPINTQRVLQLAACIGNQFDLATLATVHEKSQTQTAADLWRALEAGLIIPITEVYKFFQDAESLKVAQSQELSVSYRFLHDRVQQAAYFLIPEEQKSSTHLKIGRLLLSKGGQEGILSQAEELEETIFHIVNQLNMGVELIGDRTERDQLAQLNLIVGRKAKASTAYAAAVQYLNVGMQILEAQGWQRQYELTLALHDEAAEAAYLSGDFDQMERLAEVVYNSASTLLDKVKTYEVNIQACIAQNKILEAVNIALKVLKLLGVEFPQNPSQLDIQHGLEEITSNLASQRISDLIDLPKMTDPITLAAMRLLSSIFSASFIAVPELMPLIVFKQVILSVQYGNTSLSAFAYVNYGLILCGIVGDIEAGYQFGQLALSLLDKLQAKELKTKIFTVFHATVGIWKEHVRESLPAFRSAYANGLETGDLEFASNCAYLYSFHSSFVGKQLTSLEPEMAAYSEVLGQLKQETYLNYNKIYRQAVLNLIKKTEAPCRLMGESYNEETMLPIHQQANDRYAICNLLVNKLRLCCLFNNSLQAVETAILAEPYLDGATATLLIPLFYFYDSLARLAVFPDSPKNEQQGLLEKVAANQEKMQKWADHAPMNYWHKFYLIEAERHRVLGQLIEAMDCYDKAIQGAKENEYIQEEALAYELAAKFYLAWGKDIIAQTYLTNAYYVYARWGAKAKVEDLEQRYPQVLAALLNQKINCQVDDTITQLTTGTLTSTSRGGSDVLDLATVMKASQTLSGEIQLDQLLSTLMQVVMENAGAEKGTLILIERDSLAIAAQSVIGQVCNLQSIPVFGSENIPVSLINYVWRTQEILVIHDATVPQHFAADPYIIQEKPKSVLCSPIKNQGKLIGILYLENNLTTGAFTPKRLEVLNLLSSQVAISIKNAKLYSEVVEREKELGESEKRLAQFLEAMPVGVAVHDATGKLYYTNQTGQQLLGRSIVKEATAEQLTNVYQVYCTETDQLYPTDRLPIVRALKGERVTIDDMEIRRGETVIPLEVETTPVFDEQGNIIYAIATMQDISDRKQAEADRLRLAQEREAKNVALQMNQEIEAKNQELAAALEQLRTTQQQLIDSEKMAALGQLVAGIAHEINTPLGAIRSSAGNIYKFLGQTLEQLPTLFQSLTPEEGQDFLTLLQRSLQQESTLSTKEERQFKRALRRQLEESAIENADVIADRLVIMGISNDIELFLPLLRKPDSSQILALAYKLSELKRGTMTINTATERASKVVFALKTYARYDQTGEMTPANLTEGIETVLTLYHNQLKKGVEVVRNYGDLPTMLCYPDELNQVWTNLIHNALQAMDYQGTLTLSVMAVEQQAKISIADTGKGIPQEIQAKIFEPFFTTKPAGEGSGLGLDIVKKIIEKHDGQITVESEPGCTTFNVFLPIHPIQETANG from the coding sequence ATGAGCAGCACTTTTGTCACACTGACCGGATATCGCATTCTTGACAAAATATACTCCGGCTCTAGAACCCAGGTTTATCGAGGGGTGCGCTCTCATGACCAAAAACCGGTCGTGCTGAAATTGCTGTTGAGTGAATATCCTACGTTCAAGGAATTGGTGCAGTTCCGCAATCAGTACACTATTGCTAAAAACCTTGATTTATCTGGGATTGTCAAACCCTTAGCCCTGGAAAACTACCGCAATGGTTATGCCTTAGTCATGGAAGACAATTGCTGTGTTTCCCTCAAGCAGAAGATAGGAAATACAGAGGGTATGGGAAGAAATGCTGATTCCCTCAAAGAATTTCTTAACATTGCGGTTCAGATTGTCCAAACCTTAGAAGGATTAATCCACCATCGAATTCTTCATAAAGATATCAAGCCGGATAACATTTTAATTCATCCGGAAAGCAGCCAAATAAAAATCATTGATTTCAGTATTGCCTCTTTATTACCGAGAGAAAGTCAAGAAATTCAAAATCCCAATGTTCTAGAAGGAACCCTCGCTTATATGTCTCCGGAACAAACCGGACGGATGAATCGAGGAATCGACTACCGCACGGATTTTTATTCATTGGGTGTTACCTTCTACGAACTGCTAACCGGACAACTGCCTTTCCCAGCGAGTGACCCCATTGAGTTAGTTCACTGTCATATTGCCAGAATTCCCACTCCGCCCATCGAACGGGTGCCATCGATTCCTCAGATGGTGAATGATATCGTGATGAAATTGATGGCAAAAACGGCAGAAGAACGCTATCAAAGTGCATTTGGATTGCGAGCGGACTTGGAAACGTGTTTGCAACAATATTCAGAGAATGGCAGCATTCAACCATTTCTCTTAGGTGAAAAAGATATCTGCGATCGCTTTGTCATTCCCGAAAAACTTTATGGTCGCGAAACTGAAGTTGCCACTCTGTTAGCCGCTTTTGACCGGGTGAGTGGTATAGGAGCCGGGGAACAAGGGAAACAAGCAGGAATTTCCACCGAAAGTTCTGGGTTAATCTCTCCCGAATCTTCCCAGTTTAACATCCAAAACCCGCCTTTAGGACAAAGTCAGAGGACGGTAAAATGCCAAATCGAACTCATGTTGGTAGCTGGTTTTTCGGGGATTGGTAAAACTGCCGTCGTCAATGAAGTCCACAAACCGATTGTGCGCCAACGAGGTTACTTCATCAAAGGCAAATTTGACCAATTCAAGCGGGATATTCCCTTTTCGGCTTGGGTGCAAGCCTTGCAAAATTTGATGCGGCAACTGCTAACCGAAAGTACCGCTGAAGTGGAAATGTGGAAAGCTAAAATCTTGGATGCCTTGGGTGAAAATGGTCAGGTGATTGTTGAGGTAATCCCAGAATTAGAACTTTTAATTGGCAAGCAGCCAGAAGTGCCAGAACTAGAGGGGAATGCGGCTCAAAAACGCTTCAATCTGTTATTTGGAAAGTTTATTCGAGTGTTCGCCACCCAAAAACATCCTCTAGTGATTTTCCTGGATGACTTGCAGTGGGCTGACTCTGCTTCTCTGACACTGATGCAATTGCTGATGAGCGAGGCAGATACTCGCTATTTGTTACTGATTGGAGCCTATCGAGATAACGAAGTCTGTGGTGCACATCCCCTGATGTTGACATTAGATGAAATTCGCAAAGCGGATGCGATCGTCAATCAAATTACTTTAGCGCCTTTAGACCAACCTTCTCTCAATCGGTTGATTGCTGATACCCTTTCGTGTTCCTCAGAACGAGCCGTTCCTTTGGCAGAATTGGTTTTCACCCAAACCAAAGGCAATCCTTTTTTTACCAATCAGTTTCTGAAAGCTCTGTATGAAGATGGATTAATCACGTTTAATCCTCCTACCTGTCGTCTTGCCCCCCCAACTCTCCTCACTAAAGATCCCGTTAGTAAGGGGGGAGAAAGCGCCTTAGTTCTAGAGGAAAGTACAGGAGGATGGCAATGTGATATTGCTCAAGTGAGAGCGCTGGTTTTGATGGATGATGTGGTGGAATTTATGGCACTTCAGTTGCAAAAACTGCCCATTAATACCCAACGTGTATTGCAACTGGCCGCCTGTATTGGCAACCAATTTGATTTAGCAACCCTGGCAACTGTACATGAAAAATCCCAAACTCAAACGGCGGCTGACTTGTGGAGAGCATTGGAAGCAGGGCTGATTATTCCAATTACTGAAGTCTACAAATTTTTTCAGGACGCCGAATCACTCAAAGTTGCACAGTCTCAAGAGTTATCTGTTTCCTACAGATTTTTACATGACCGAGTACAGCAAGCGGCTTATTTTCTGATTCCGGAAGAGCAGAAGTCATCCACTCACCTAAAAATTGGGCGATTGTTGTTAAGTAAGGGCGGGCAGGAAGGCATCCTCTCTCAAGCAGAGGAATTGGAAGAAACGATTTTTCATATCGTCAACCAGTTGAATATGGGAGTGGAGTTAATTGGCGATCGCACAGAACGCGATCAACTGGCTCAGTTAAATCTAATTGTGGGACGTAAAGCCAAAGCTTCCACCGCTTATGCAGCGGCTGTGCAATATTTAAACGTAGGTATGCAAATATTAGAGGCTCAAGGGTGGCAACGTCAGTATGAACTCACCTTAGCCTTGCATGATGAAGCGGCGGAGGCGGCGTACCTCAGTGGTGATTTTGACCAGATGGAAAGACTCGCTGAGGTGGTATACAACTCTGCTTCAACACTGCTGGATAAAGTGAAAACTTATGAAGTTAATATCCAAGCTTGTATCGCGCAGAACAAGATTTTGGAAGCCGTCAATATCGCCCTAAAAGTTCTCAAACTGTTGGGGGTGGAATTTCCCCAAAATCCAAGCCAGTTAGATATTCAACACGGATTAGAGGAAATAACGTCAAATTTGGCATCCCAACGCATTTCTGACTTAATTGACTTGCCAAAAATGACCGATCCAATCACCCTGGCAGCGATGCGTCTCCTCTCCAGTATATTTTCTGCCTCCTTTATTGCTGTCCCCGAACTGATGCCATTGATTGTGTTTAAACAAGTCATTTTATCAGTTCAATATGGCAATACCTCATTATCTGCTTTTGCCTATGTCAATTACGGACTCATTCTCTGTGGAATAGTAGGAGATATTGAGGCAGGCTATCAATTTGGTCAACTGGCTTTAAGCCTTTTAGATAAGCTCCAAGCTAAAGAACTCAAAACTAAAATATTCACCGTTTTTCATGCAACGGTAGGCATTTGGAAAGAGCATGTCAGGGAATCATTACCAGCGTTTCGGTCAGCTTACGCAAATGGGCTAGAAACAGGAGATTTAGAATTTGCTAGCAATTGTGCTTACCTATACTCCTTCCATTCATCTTTTGTTGGCAAGCAGCTAACGAGCCTTGAACCAGAGATGGCAGCTTACAGTGAGGTATTAGGTCAACTTAAGCAAGAAACCTATCTCAATTACAATAAAATCTATCGACAGGCCGTCTTAAACTTAATAAAAAAGACTGAAGCTCCATGTCGTTTAATGGGTGAATCCTATAATGAAGAGACAATGTTGCCGATTCACCAACAAGCGAATGATCGCTATGCAATTTGCAATTTATTAGTTAATAAATTAAGACTATGTTGCCTGTTTAATAATTCCCTGCAAGCCGTTGAAACTGCCATACTGGCAGAGCCGTATTTAGATGGGGCAACCGCGACATTACTGATTCCTTTATTTTATTTTTATGATTCTTTAGCTCGGCTGGCAGTGTTTCCTGATTCTCCTAAAAATGAACAACAGGGTCTTTTGGAGAAGGTAGCCGCTAATCAAGAAAAAATGCAGAAATGGGCTGACCATGCTCCAATGAATTATTGGCATAAATTTTATTTAATCGAGGCAGAACGGCATCGTGTTTTGGGTCAATTGATTGAGGCCATGGATTGTTACGATAAGGCCATTCAGGGAGCCAAAGAAAACGAATATATCCAAGAAGAAGCTTTAGCTTACGAACTTGCTGCTAAATTTTACCTGGCCTGGGGCAAAGATATCATTGCCCAAACTTACCTGACGAATGCTTACTATGTCTATGCTCGTTGGGGAGCAAAAGCTAAAGTTGAGGATTTAGAACAGCGTTATCCTCAAGTACTGGCTGCCCTTCTGAACCAGAAAATCAATTGTCAGGTAGACGATACCATTACTCAGCTAACTACGGGAACCCTTACATCTACCAGTAGAGGAGGTTCAGACGTTCTGGACTTGGCAACTGTCATGAAAGCTTCTCAAACTCTATCGGGAGAAATTCAGCTCGATCAGTTGCTTTCAACGTTGATGCAAGTGGTGATGGAAAATGCAGGAGCCGAAAAAGGAACACTGATTTTAATAGAAAGAGATTCATTAGCGATCGCGGCTCAAAGCGTGATTGGTCAAGTTTGCAACCTACAATCCATTCCCGTTTTTGGCTCTGAGAATATTCCCGTTTCCCTAATTAATTATGTCTGGCGCACGCAAGAAATCTTGGTGATTCATGATGCTACTGTCCCTCAACATTTTGCGGCTGATCCTTATATTATCCAGGAAAAACCCAAATCCGTATTGTGTAGTCCGATTAAAAATCAAGGTAAATTAATTGGCATTCTTTACCTGGAAAATAATCTCACCACGGGAGCATTTACCCCCAAGCGATTGGAAGTCTTAAACCTTTTATCCTCTCAAGTTGCCATTTCAATTAAAAATGCCAAACTCTATTCAGAAGTAGTCGAACGGGAAAAAGAATTAGGGGAAAGTGAGAAAAGACTCGCTCAATTCTTAGAAGCCATGCCAGTAGGAGTGGCTGTTCACGATGCCACAGGAAAACTTTACTACACCAATCAGACAGGGCAACAATTATTGGGAAGAAGTATTGTCAAAGAGGCTACCGCCGAGCAATTAACAAACGTTTATCAAGTGTATTGTACGGAAACTGACCAGCTCTATCCTACCGATCGCTTGCCGATTGTGCGTGCCTTGAAAGGCGAACGGGTAACCATTGATGATATGGAGATTCGTCGAGGCGAAACGGTTATTCCTTTAGAGGTGGAAACAACCCCTGTTTTTGATGAACAGGGCAATATTATTTATGCGATCGCCACCATGCAAGATATTAGCGATCGCAAACAAGCAGAAGCCGATCGCCTGCGCCTAGCTCAAGAACGGGAAGCCAAGAATGTCGCCTTACAGATGAATCAAGAAATTGAGGCAAAAAATCAAGAATTAGCTGCCGCTTTAGAACAATTACGAACCACTCAACAACAATTAATTGATTCCGAAAAAATGGCGGCGCTTGGACAACTGGTGGCTGGCATTGCCCATGAAATTAATACGCCATTGGGAGCTATTCGCTCTTCAGCAGGAAATATTTATAAGTTTCTCGGTCAAACCCTAGAACAATTACCTACCCTGTTTCAATCCCTCACCCCAGAGGAAGGGCAAGATTTCTTAACCTTACTCCAACGGTCACTGCAACAAGAATCTACTCTCTCAACCAAAGAAGAGCGACAATTCAAAAGGGCTTTAAGACGACAACTCGAAGAGTCAGCCATTGAAAACGCCGATGTGATTGCCGATCGTCTGGTTATTATGGGTATTTCTAACGACATTGAGCTGTTTTTGCCCCTATTAAGAAAACCCGATAGTTCGCAAATTTTAGCCCTCGCCTATAAACTATCGGAATTAAAACGAGGCACCATGACCATTAATACAGCCACAGAACGAGCCTCGAAAGTAGTGTTTGCCCTGAAAACCTATGCCCGTTATGATCAGACGGGTGAAATGACTCCTGCCAATCTGACTGAAGGCATTGAAACCGTCCTCACCCTCTATCACAATCAGCTTAAGAAAGGTGTGGAGGTGGTGCGGAACTATGGCGACTTACCAACGATGTTATGTTATCCTGATGAACTCAATCAGGTTTGGACAAACCTCATCCATAATGCCTTACAAGCCATGGACTATCAAGGCACTTTAACCCTTAGTGTCATGGCGGTTGAGCAGCAAGCTAAAATTAGTATTGCCGATACGGGAAAAGGCATACCTCAAGAGATTCAAGCGAAAATATTTGAACCTTTCTTTACAACAAAACCCGCAGGAGAGGGTAGTGGTTTAGGACTTGATATCGTCAAAAAAATTATCGAAAAGCATGACGGTCAAATTACGGTAGAAAGCGAACCGGGCTGCACTACCTTCAACGTGTTTCTACCTATTCATCCCATCCAGGAGACAGCGAATGGCTAA
- a CDS encoding response regulator, which translates to MAKPVILCVDDEKVVLQSLRAQLQEAFGDSYLYEVAEDADEALDVINELNEDELSIILIVSDWLMPGMNGDEFLIRVHQRFPKIITIMLTGQADELSIKRAQEQANLHSCLFKPWSEEELVETIKSGLAQL; encoded by the coding sequence ATGGCTAAACCCGTAATTCTGTGCGTTGATGATGAGAAAGTCGTTTTACAGAGTCTCAGGGCACAACTTCAAGAAGCCTTTGGGGATTCGTACCTTTATGAAGTTGCCGAAGATGCCGATGAAGCGCTCGATGTAATTAATGAACTCAATGAAGATGAACTCAGCATTATTTTAATTGTCTCGGATTGGTTAATGCCCGGTATGAATGGAGATGAATTTCTCATTCGTGTGCATCAGAGATTTCCCAAAATTATTACCATCATGCTAACGGGTCAAGCTGATGAATTATCCATTAAACGGGCACAAGAGCAGGCTAATCTGCATAGCTGCTTATTTAAACCTTGGTCAGAAGAAGAATTAGTAGAAACGATAAAATCTGGCTTAGCCCAATTATGA